One Mycobacterium kubicae genomic window carries:
- the pglZ gene encoding BREX-2 system phosphatase PglZ, which translates to MVQQRAVDLVKSDAQILLLRARPEWSRGDIKVGDEVVRVLPAVSQLAVLDILATLSTDERAIVLTDRPEEDLGDAVLSRAYKYGIELPDEWQAVPRLFPGAIEVGRDLRRLDWAATALLDHQPPGGWPRSVEPALTARHAIGSLLAHVLGLGADAQLDGVLLLTALGRRNVRAAWVAVDAQLRRHLIDWAGAELGDPAASALQIAQRNEHVTPLAVGLALDVLWPEDGTPPTETQVSARVRVETFVDGKAVPVDIAKDVARLAKAAVLRLEVDSSPELGVALQQAEALLGDLGWPEGAEQSAVLRPGYLARVRSLAEALTSGEEVENALARVLEHRDGNTSQAPIMAVRLHRWLATTEDASISLGGDLQRQMNDGAWVDAAVGAVWNGSNDLVVTEAYQQLLDKVHVRRKQRDHAAALRLGQVNAAGDQGAVGVERLLAQIVDPWRRQGGALLVVLDGMSSAIATALASEVARLGLVEWVPASTHARQSVVAALPSLTNISRTSLFCGEVCSGTGEDEKRGLATAFPGAKLFHKKDLRSAGGASLPDVVLAAIRDAAVPVVGVVINAIDDATHKNDMSSWDWDLRSLDPLRALLETAISARRAIILTSDHGHVVERNTEALSVSGAESRWRPTSTGASVDGEVLVSGPRVVVPGGEAVLLWRDDAHYGPRHAGYHGGASLAELTIPVLVFQAATVATGAAGWEQAAPQIPLWWNDPIGSDSSAKTRAFPEGLKKPKKAEAQGQGEGLFELDELPKPPAIPAGLVEAVLASTTYAEQRRMAGRRALDDRTAEAVLRALVDRGGRAHQDTVAAAVGIPIANVGQVFAAVRRLFNVDGYGVIELDTDGVTLRLDEQLLREQFNVGSAR; encoded by the coding sequence ATGGTGCAGCAGCGAGCGGTAGACCTGGTCAAGTCGGACGCCCAGATTCTTCTGCTTCGTGCTCGCCCTGAGTGGAGCCGAGGAGACATCAAGGTCGGAGACGAAGTCGTCCGGGTCCTGCCCGCGGTATCGCAGCTTGCCGTCCTCGACATCCTTGCCACGCTGTCAACCGATGAGCGCGCCATTGTCCTAACCGACCGGCCTGAGGAGGACCTCGGGGACGCAGTACTTTCGCGCGCCTACAAGTATGGGATCGAACTTCCAGACGAGTGGCAGGCTGTGCCTCGGCTGTTCCCGGGGGCAATCGAAGTCGGCCGCGATCTCCGGCGTCTGGACTGGGCGGCAACAGCATTGCTTGATCACCAGCCGCCCGGTGGATGGCCGCGGTCGGTGGAACCTGCGTTGACCGCTCGCCATGCCATCGGCTCTCTCCTCGCTCATGTCCTCGGACTTGGTGCTGACGCTCAGCTTGACGGCGTTCTGCTCTTAACGGCTCTCGGAAGACGCAATGTGCGTGCTGCTTGGGTCGCAGTTGATGCTCAGTTGAGGCGGCATCTTATTGACTGGGCTGGGGCCGAATTAGGCGATCCGGCTGCTTCCGCCTTGCAGATCGCTCAGCGCAATGAGCATGTCACCCCCCTTGCAGTCGGCCTCGCCTTGGACGTCTTGTGGCCCGAGGATGGCACTCCGCCCACGGAGACACAGGTTTCCGCGCGGGTGCGGGTCGAGACCTTCGTCGACGGAAAGGCGGTACCCGTCGACATCGCGAAAGACGTTGCGAGACTGGCGAAAGCGGCAGTGCTGCGACTGGAAGTCGACAGCTCTCCGGAGCTCGGTGTGGCCTTACAACAAGCAGAAGCACTCCTCGGCGACCTTGGCTGGCCCGAGGGCGCCGAGCAGTCGGCTGTCCTACGTCCCGGATACCTGGCTCGCGTCCGTTCCCTCGCAGAGGCACTGACCTCCGGTGAGGAGGTCGAGAACGCCCTCGCTCGTGTGCTAGAGCACCGCGACGGAAATACCTCGCAGGCGCCGATCATGGCAGTCCGTCTGCACCGGTGGCTCGCCACCACCGAGGATGCCTCGATATCCCTCGGCGGCGATCTGCAACGGCAGATGAATGACGGTGCTTGGGTCGACGCCGCCGTAGGTGCCGTGTGGAACGGCTCGAATGATCTGGTTGTCACGGAGGCATACCAACAGCTGCTCGACAAGGTGCACGTTCGCCGGAAGCAGCGTGACCACGCTGCGGCATTGAGACTGGGCCAAGTCAACGCAGCAGGCGACCAAGGAGCGGTTGGCGTAGAGCGACTGCTGGCCCAGATCGTCGACCCGTGGCGCCGCCAAGGTGGTGCGCTCCTCGTTGTGCTGGATGGAATGAGTAGTGCAATAGCCACGGCACTCGCTTCCGAGGTCGCCCGGTTGGGTCTCGTGGAGTGGGTTCCCGCGTCAACCCACGCACGGCAGTCGGTCGTCGCGGCGTTGCCGTCGCTGACCAACATCTCTCGTACTTCACTGTTCTGCGGTGAGGTCTGCTCGGGTACGGGTGAGGACGAGAAGCGCGGGCTGGCAACAGCATTCCCCGGCGCCAAGCTCTTTCATAAGAAAGATCTGCGATCAGCAGGTGGTGCTTCGCTACCCGACGTTGTACTGGCCGCAATCCGTGATGCCGCGGTGCCTGTGGTCGGAGTGGTGATCAACGCGATCGACGACGCGACCCACAAGAACGACATGTCATCGTGGGATTGGGATTTGCGTTCGCTAGATCCGCTGCGAGCACTCCTGGAGACTGCAATCTCCGCTCGGCGGGCGATTATCTTGACGTCCGATCACGGCCACGTTGTCGAACGCAACACCGAGGCCCTCAGTGTCAGCGGTGCCGAGTCTCGTTGGCGGCCAACCTCGACCGGTGCTTCCGTCGATGGCGAAGTGCTCGTGTCTGGTCCGCGAGTGGTCGTGCCGGGCGGCGAAGCGGTGCTGCTCTGGCGCGACGATGCGCACTATGGGCCTCGACACGCGGGCTATCACGGTGGCGCCAGCCTCGCGGAGCTGACAATCCCGGTACTCGTGTTTCAAGCCGCCACCGTCGCGACGGGGGCAGCTGGCTGGGAGCAGGCCGCACCGCAGATCCCCTTGTGGTGGAACGACCCGATCGGTAGCGATTCGTCAGCCAAGACAAGGGCATTCCCCGAAGGCCTCAAGAAGCCGAAGAAGGCGGAAGCACAGGGTCAGGGCGAGGGGTTATTTGAGCTCGACGAGCTTCCGAAGCCGCCAGCAATTCCCGCCGGACTGGTCGAAGCGGTGCTCGCATCGACGACGTACGCGGAACAAAGACGGATGGCTGGCCGGCGGGCTCTCGACGACAGGACCGCAGAAGCGGTGTTGCGCGCACTCGTGGATCGTGGTGGCCGCGCGCACCAAGACACGGTGGCCGCTGCTGTCGGAATCCCAATCGCCAACGTAGGACAAGTCTTTGCGGCAGTGCGTCGGTTGTTCAACGTAGACGGATACGGCGTCATCGAACTCGACACCGATGGCGTCACGCTGCGACTCGACGAGCAGCTCCTGCGTGAGCAGTTCAACGTCGGAAGCGCGCGATGA
- the brxD gene encoding BREX system ATP-binding protein BrxD gives MTEVSGSISPRRRKDIIDALRRGTVPHQGLDVLAVGLARFEDAIDEELQTVSGGGAVFKAVRGEYGSGKTIFSRWLTERAKRARFATTEVQISETETPLHKLETVYRRITENLSTSTTQSGALRDVIDGWFYILDHDVKDGAAKSAGSEASLDLLQRRLSDVSKEAPAFAAVLRQYRLAQTAGNSAEADGLLAWLGGQPHVATSVKRAAGVRGDLDHYGALGFLQGLLTVLRDSDYAGLVVVFDEVETLQRMRSDVREKSLNALRQLMDEIDGGRFPGLYLLLTGTPAFFDGQQGVQRLPPLAQRLQTDFTTDARFDNPRATQVRLTGFTPESLLELGSRVRDIYATGAKDPERVRTVVDDVYLRDLAAAVGGELGGRTGIAPRLFLKKLVSDVLDRVDLFEDFNPRRDYHLTVSADELTPAEREVHARTNRAPAGSVDEIELDL, from the coding sequence ATGACCGAGGTTTCGGGCAGCATCAGCCCCCGTCGGCGCAAGGACATCATCGACGCGCTGCGGCGGGGCACCGTGCCACATCAGGGCCTTGACGTCCTCGCCGTCGGCTTGGCTCGCTTCGAGGATGCCATCGACGAAGAACTCCAGACTGTCTCCGGCGGAGGCGCCGTATTCAAAGCTGTCCGTGGTGAATACGGTTCCGGTAAGACTATTTTCTCCCGCTGGCTCACCGAGCGGGCCAAGCGCGCAAGGTTCGCGACCACCGAGGTGCAGATCAGCGAGACAGAGACGCCTCTGCACAAGCTGGAGACCGTGTACCGGCGCATCACCGAGAACCTTTCCACTTCGACCACCCAGTCGGGTGCGCTGCGCGACGTCATCGACGGCTGGTTCTACATCCTCGACCACGACGTCAAGGATGGAGCCGCAAAATCGGCAGGTTCAGAAGCATCACTCGACTTACTCCAACGTCGACTGTCGGATGTCTCGAAGGAGGCGCCGGCCTTCGCCGCTGTGCTGAGGCAGTACCGGTTGGCGCAGACGGCGGGTAACTCTGCCGAGGCCGATGGACTGTTGGCGTGGCTTGGTGGTCAGCCTCATGTAGCGACCTCGGTGAAGCGGGCCGCCGGTGTGCGTGGCGACCTCGACCACTACGGCGCACTTGGGTTCCTCCAGGGGCTGCTCACCGTTCTTCGCGATTCCGACTACGCGGGCCTTGTCGTCGTCTTCGATGAAGTCGAGACTTTGCAACGTATGCGAAGCGACGTCCGAGAGAAGTCGCTGAACGCTCTTCGTCAGCTCATGGACGAGATCGACGGTGGACGGTTTCCTGGGTTGTATCTGCTCCTCACTGGGACACCCGCGTTCTTCGATGGGCAGCAAGGCGTGCAGCGTCTTCCACCACTGGCCCAACGACTTCAGACCGACTTCACCACGGATGCACGCTTCGACAACCCGCGCGCAACACAGGTCCGCCTCACCGGATTTACGCCCGAGTCGCTCTTGGAGCTGGGCAGCCGCGTTCGTGACATCTACGCGACCGGAGCCAAAGACCCGGAGCGTGTGAGGACCGTCGTCGATGACGTTTACTTGCGAGACCTTGCAGCCGCGGTCGGCGGCGAGTTGGGTGGGCGAACCGGAATCGCGCCACGACTCTTCCTCAAGAAGTTGGTCTCCGACGTCCTCGACCGGGTGGACCTCTTCGAGGACTTCAACCCGCGCCGCGACTACCACCTCACAGTGAGCGCCGACGAGCTGACGCCGGCGGAGCGGGAGGTGCACGCGCGGACCAATCGTGCCCCGGCCGGCAGCGTCGACGAAATTGAGCTGGATCTCTAG